Part of the Benincasa hispida cultivar B227 chromosome 11, ASM972705v1, whole genome shotgun sequence genome, ATCTTTCCAATGATACTAACTTCAGCCCAAAACTCTGCATCTCCTTGTAAAACACCATCCAATCTCTTCACTGCCACAACTCTTCCATCATCCAATTCTCCTTTGTAAACAGTTCCAAATCCTCCTTTCCCAATCTCTTGCTTGAAATTTTTTGTGGCTCTTTTCAATTCAGCATATGAGAATCTTTTGAACCCCATGGCTAATACAATGTAACCCATATTAACCAATTCTTCATTTACTCGCTTACGAAAGACATTCCACCACCCAAAAGCAACAAAAATGAGTTCACTAATCCCAATTGCAGCCACCACTCCAATTAACAACCCCATAGATCGAAACTTATTACTCTTCTCTGCATACACATGATCTGTCCCTAAAACAATCTGTGAAACAGAGCAATTCAAATCATTTGTTGAATGTTGTAGCGCCAATGACGATGAGTACTCGTCTTTCGTGGCCTTAATAAACATAATCACAGCCGTTCCGGGTTTTCGATACCCATTACGAAGAGCCATTTTGGGATAACATTGTCCTGAACCATCGAGTGCATATCCAAATCCAGTGCACTCACAGCTACTAAGACACCAATTCCTACACGTTTCAATGGAGACTTTATCTATATAACCCCAATCATGACCGAAGTAATCCGTATTAGGAAGGGTAATGAAATCCATTTCTTTGGAAGAATTAGACCAATTACAAGTCAAATTCACAAGTGGTTTACACCCTTTAGTCCAATCTGAAGGATCATTTCTAATGAAACCGGGAGGACAAATACAAGCCGGTAATGGATCATATTCGCAAATACCATAATCCCCACATAACCCATGAACCATACAAGGATCTATGCGCGCACCTGAAGGAATCCACGTGACTGTCCAGTTGCCAGTTAATTCATTCAAGCTATATAATCTCAAAACCCCATCAAAATCAACCGTCAATCTCCTCTTTGGACCCAACCCATAATCCGTGGCATTGAATTGCAACTTGTCACTTGATTCAAATCCTCCCATTTCGTTTAAAATTGCAATTCTGGAGCTGTTATATGGAGATCGACCATTAACAAAAACCGTTACCATGGTATCGGGCCAATAGATTCCAGAAAGTGAGGGGCTATTGTATAAGAGATTCAATACATTGTAGTCGTTGAATTTGAAGTAGTAAAAGCCTGATAAATATATACCTCGGTTTTGCATTGAGATTAAAGTTGATGTCTTGAGAAACCTCTGTTCTGGAAGCAGAGTATCGGTGGGGAAATCAAAGCTCTGCCAAATGAAATTTTGGGATTGATTCATTACTACGAGATTTCCAGTTTCGAGAAGTCGCAGCTGAATTTCACCATCAGAAACTGTGTCGGTGGACCAAACGACAGTGCCATCTGCATCGGTTAAAACCAAATTGGAGTCGACATTGAGAGTCAGTCTAGATTTCTCGCCGTTAACCGGTTTGTCTCTGTTTGCCATCCAAACGACGGTTTTTTCAAAGCTATTTGTATACCAAATTGAATAGCAATAAGAATTGTTGCCCACAGGATAAAACCCAGATGAAAAAGTTCCATTTGGGGAAATTAGGAACTGATTCTCGACCTCGACGGCTATGGAGTTTCCGGGAGTTAGACTCTGCAAACCAGCCGGAGCCGCCGCCCAAACGGTGGTGATTGCAAGAAGTaatgaagaaataaaaagaaaagaaagaaacattGTGGTCAAGTAGTGAAGAATTGAGAGGGGATTTGTTCGGTTGAGGGAAGAATTTGCAGAGATATGTAGAAGAAATAAACAGAAAAGAAACGAACATTGGTCATGTTGAGGTCAATGGCATGGGCATTACCATTGGCCGCCATGaataaacaacaataataatttaagGTACAACGTCAGACATGGCTGCCGAGTCTCAATAAATTACGTTTGGAACATGTTACATAAGAACTTGCATATGAATGGGGTTAAGTCATATTAATACTTTGCCACTTGCAGGAACTAAATATATAATCTCGACAAAAAtatgagagtttttttttttttttttttgggataaaAACCAActgatattattaaattaatgacaaaTAATTTCCAATGGGCTACAATAATCAAACCCagctaataaaatatttaagaaCCATTGAAGAGGAACATGATTTCGAGAAACCCTCCCTTCCTGGATAGTCCGAAAACCAGCcaaattataaatgatatgatattaaagtAGTAAGCATGTGTATAAGTTTGTGTTATATCCTATGTTTCATCAATTTGTTTACTAAGGGACacattattacaaattttaaaaacactgATGTTCCTTTGAAACCACATAATTTTGAGATATTTCAACTTACAATAAATTTTTGCAAAATTGTATAGAATATAAAGGTAAGTTATTTATTCAGTATTGTcatattctaattttcaattaataaatcattattaaatgcaaatattatttattttgggaTTCGCTTTTCGTTTGCAATATTATACGCAAATATTATTTATCATCTATTTCCTTGAaagataaaatttattttggaacGGAAGGTTTTAAATTCAAAAAGAGAGCTTTTGAATTGGTTAAAGTTGTCAAAAGAGTGGGAAAAGCACTCCACTTGATGATCCACTTGAGCCACTTGatggatatatttatattatatataggaCATCTGATTAtaaattattactattttattccaaatatgtttatttactCAACAATTTCTAGAAAACGTTAAAGTAATGGGCGACTCAAAAGAAAAATGGGATGggaactttaattaaattaaatgaattgaaatagtattgttttcccaaaaaaaaaaaaaaaatcatttttaagtCTAAAAGTTGACTTGGATTCAAAagtacataaaaatatatataatagggttctttttaaatgtaaaaaaaaaaaaatcaaaatatgtaCAATAATAGCAAAAACTCTAGGATACTtgtaatagaaaaaataataaagaaaaaaaatctaaaaatataccatctctttaaaatatttgtaaatatggaaGTATTGATCaatcaacttttaattttttttttaaatttctaattttgtcTTCCCTTATATTGCTGCATgcttacttttttcttttttttctttaattcttttattttctttcattttctccaGTTTTTTCTTTAcattcttccctttcttttttattttctttcattttctccttttttttattttcttttcattctctgatttttttatttctttcctttctctgattttttttattttttatttcttttctttctccgatttttttattttttctttctccgattttttaattttttaattttcttggtttatttgtattatttttcctttcttttttgcTTCTATCTCCCCAATCTCCTCATCTCTCGAAACATTTCCCTCTCTTCCTCTCATCTTCCTATTTCCCAAtagaaacattaaaaaaaaaaaaaaaaaaaagaattatgagACTATTTTCAAACCAAAAAATTGAAAGTGTCTAATCATAAGTGATTTAACACCAAtaagccaatcatcaagtttgattattacaACAAAATGttaatataaatagcaaatgaaagtggATTTGAAAGAAACAACTTTTTTAGTCCTAAAAAATGCACCcttttagaaacatttcttaaaagtttgaaataagaaacaataatagttattaaacaagcttatttctcaaaaaatgagaaaataagaatattaTCAAACAGATCATTAGGTTTATTTGTCTTATAGGACTTTAAAAGTATGAAATCTATAAGtaataaacttgaaaaaatggcaTAGATCACTCAAAATGAAGgcacaaattgaaatatttgtgtatttATGTATTGTAATATTGTATATTGGTAATATCAATTAttagtgatattagtgatagaacGTAGATAGATATCAAGCATATTCATGTATTGGTGATATCGAACTTAGATACATATCAGTGGTAGAAGTCTAAtagtgataaaagtctattattgataatcgtgataaaagtttttcaataatAGTTATTCATAGCTTTGAGTGTTAACATTTCAAAATTGATGGTCACTAATAAAAGTCTAgtagtgatagccactaatattttcttcattgatagctactttgatgatttttcttcacagttaatagccacttatagaagtctatcattgatagccaatttagtaaatttaattaataaagttgaatcccAAACTTAACAAtagaagctatcaatgatagcatgTTATTTGATAGTAAAAATGAATGACAGAAATTATctctgatagcatgttatcaatgatagaagctatcactgataactacGATATAAGTGATATCAATGATATTGGTTGTAACACCCGAGCCTTCACAAGATTCCTTGGGTGGAGAAAGGAACTTAGAATCCAAACCTTGGAAGGGAAACGTTTGACTAAGTACCTAAAACTATGCTTTCAAGGAAGAAGAGGTTCTAAGTGTTGGGTTTGAAGTCAGAATTTTGGTTAAATGTTCAAACTATACTTTGGGTCTAGAAAAGTTTAAAGGCATGAGTTGGCCTAAAAGGAGAAAAATTTAGCTAAGTATTGGAAAGGAAGGTTGGAAACATAGTTGAGCATTTAGTAATGCATGGTATGTTCAAGTTGGGAATTAGGCTAAGTGTTGGACAATATAGAACATTACAAGTGGAGAAAACCGTAAGGATTGGAGTGTTGGGTGGATAGATAGCCATGTAGACACATACTTGGAGGTGAAGTGAGACAAAGAGGACACTAAGCTATGTTTTAAGCTCAAAGGAAAAGGCTATGCTttgagaagaagatagaaaacAAGGAAGAATGAAGTAAGGGAAGGTTGGACGCATAGGGCCAGAGTTAGAAGCATAGGGGACTTTATAGTTCCATTTTGGGTCTATGGGGAGCAAGATGGAAGCATAAGTCCACCCCTTGGGAAAAGAGTTACACCAAGAAAAACTAATTTGATATAGTTGGACACATATTTTAGAAGAAAAGCATATTGGACGCATAACCATGCTATGAACCCAAGGAAGGAACTTATGCTACGAGAGGGAGACAAGTTGGTAGCATAGTTAGGAAACCATACGTCCAAACCTACAGAACTATGCATTGAAGACATCATGTGGGCATGTAAGAGGTGATGTTGGATGCATATAGGGTTGTTGGTGAGACAACCATACGCCAACATAGGGTTCTATGTGTTGACTTGTATAAACTTGGGGAGCAAAGTCGAATTGACAGCAAAATGGGATACGTGGCTCAACCAAATGAACTCTCGATCGAGCCAAGGACGAGGTGGGCGCATGGAAGGACATGAAAAAGGTTGGAATACCACCTAAAGGGGAGCCATGCGTTGTTTAAGCTTTGCATGCAAGCAGGAGGTGTCAAAGACCCTTATGCTGGACTTTGCATGGTGCTGACATTTAGAATTTTCATGCAAGAGAGGCTCAGATTTGGTGACAAGGATGGGTTGAgttgcctataaatacccccaagGAGTGACCTCTCACCACCAACTAAAAATTCTCTCAAAGGAGACTTAAAAGGGGAGAGTTGGAAAGAATTAGGGTTTCATGGGAGGTCCAAGCATTGAGTTGAAGTAACCTAGGCGTTGAAGATATTACCTAGGATTTGGGATCATCATCCAGGCACTAAAGAGATCATTTGGGTGTTGGGAGGCTCAACCAGGTGTCCAACTGGTGGTGAGGGAGTTCAACCCTGCGTTCAACTATTGTCCAAAAGTGTTTTAGGGCCTAGTTTCATAACAGCTGAAGTTGGTATGCTAAGTTTAAGGTCATGAAGGTACTCTAAGATTATTCTTGCCCTAAATATAAGATTCTAAGCTAATTATTGGATCAATACAGGCTCGAGATCTAGAAAGAAAATAGGGGAAACTAGGGAACTCAGAGAAGAAAGAAGATCTTTACTAACGAACTGTGAGTGGTATTCCTTAAGTTTCTTATGAGTTTTATAATTATGGATGTATGTGTAGCTTGTTATGACAATGAGAATATGCGGCATAGGATGGTCAAGGGGATTAGaggacctagttcctgagcctgtggtgAAATCTCACAAAATGGTTAGAGGGTTGTTCAGCCTAGTTCCTAAGCTTGTGAAGGAAACCTCATATGGGATGGTTAGAGGGCCGTTAGGTCTAGTTTCTGAGCCCATAAGAGGGTGATCTATGTGCACAAAGTAATAAAGGAGATATGTTTAattatctaccgtgtgtgtaggtaaaATAGGGAACAGACTCGTTCAAGCTTGAGGTTTGAGTAATAACCTCGCGGAGATGCTGCTTAAACTTTTTGTCTCTTAGTGTTGAAAGAGACCCTGTAAGTTgtttaccactcactgggcttctagttCATTCTTTTCCATTATGTTTTTCCTTTGCAGGTAGCAAAAGAGTCGGGGTTGCTACGAGAagatggtaaattggcccaactgtacttacaagtgatttgtgaagggtcatcgcactgttgattggttatatggatacaaaaatatatctgtagtgcgaagagtgcagctgtcgatctttagtggagtgcctgaaagttaacggatggtggatatcgtgattaaaatttttagtctgttattcatgtattgttggagcttcaagctacaagtccataaggtccccttggtagcttaatgggttcaagttgaaaattagattttgggttagtttgaagtgttcaattaacaagaggaaatttgattatacatgatataattaaattaaactaatatcacatataatcaaattttctcttgttaaaaATAGATGAAATAAATTTGTTCAATCAgataagaaactaaaattaagttcctcttgatatgagaaactacataaatactttattctcagaaaaagtgATGGAATaactttgttcaatcagacaagaaactgaaattaagttcctcttgatatgagaaactacataaacgttatccagtaacagatattgtttcttgtctaaaaataacttaagccttcCTACATCAACTACTGAAACGGCCTCACCAGTATcgactctaagagtcaactctccaacTTCTAACtgcttccaggaactaaatccttgataggAAAAATATACGTagttagtagcacctgaatcaagtatccaggcagaatcatcattctctaccacacgtctccaagacaaacaaatcacatttatcgtcttctgacttcttcatttttttggAGATTAGTGAGATTAGTATCAGAACCTAGATAAACTCCAAGTTgcatttcagagaacaattctcgtcgatgaactttatCAGAGTCAACAACAATTGCTTTCACTGtttgtcccttgacattcaataaggactggagattatcttgggaactgacaccaCTGGTTTTATTGTTATCAATCCCATTTTactcaaaaagtgagaacttatgttcaaacaattcttgcaatgagtccatgacctcacgtgcaatgaccatgttctcaacccttttggccaatgcatcaggtatgcttgccaaaatgtgaagttagccttcatctacacctcgtatgcattacgaacatttcgcggtgcatcaggggccgggacttgaggacacacCTCAAACATGACAAAaacgaggtcgtttgccacgaaatatgttttaatagacTCTTTCCGACGTATGTAATCAGTCAAagtagaaaaggcaactaaATGAAAATCAATCATTGACattgttcgttgctatcgtgattcgagctgggagtgtattgtataaaataaattgaaaaaataagttCCAAGTATAAATGATGTattgatgctttgatgcgtttatgtATTTGAAACACGTTGGTGCGTTAGAGATGTGTAACAGAACGCACGACACTcctattgacgttcaagttttcctaaattagacctaagtataaattcaatttaggttcctggtaagtccagggtcgaactcagggattcagttaagctaacgcagaccttgtgttgtagctattgtaggggtttcctaaaatatatgaagaaatgtgttatttacactaaggtgttgtgcttgtgcaagaagatacaaaagagttgagtagtgagtgatggatcatgcgaaaatggattttaatgtaagtGGTACGCGTCGATCCAAGATGAATGTACATGAATCAgaatgtgatgtggatgaggtggcttgcttatctttgtttatgcgttgGACTCTtattcgacacttctcaatgcgaataacattcaaaacctatctttaggatgcatgcgtcgaacacagaatgcaataaacaCCAATCAGTCTTCGACGCAATAAACACCAGTCAGTCTATCTCTAGACATACTAGGCATTCTACTTGATGCTAGCTTATTTACTCTTTCGAATAATCTAAGCTaaggatgcttttaccaattgatcaagttggcttaagcgtttgaaatgaagttttgcataaagtatagatgcattcaacatagacaagaaataaacaatggcaaagtgtgatggatcaaatatatgaacttATAAAGAAGCAGATTATCTTCACAAAAGTAATATTTAATCAGATGAAAgtatgaaagcgataaatgagatgaaaggaactgagtcaagccacaGAGTACAATCTTTTGtctctctttggctcaattctagttgtgtacaatcacttgtataagaatcggacgaagtgtctttctcaagctcGGCTTCCTTCGCTCCTTGACCGGCGAtgatggtggttctcttcccttctGATCTTCTTGGCACTACAGCACATCTTCTAAAGATTTACAACTATGGCTACACTAATACTGAGAGTGAGAACTTGAAAATTTCTGTGTACTTCGAACTCTGGAGggatttcatctatttataggcattgatCATCTCTAGCTtggtgatgggcagcattaaagtccatgccctggtcagccgcctgacactc contains:
- the LOC120090212 gene encoding putative receptor protein kinase ZmPK1 isoform X1; translation: MFLSFLFISSLLLAITTVWAAAPAGLQSLTPGNSIAVEVENQFLISPNGTFSSGFYPVGNNSYCYSIWYTNSFEKTVVWMANRDKPVNGEKSRLTLNVDSNLVLTDADGTVVWSTDTVSDGEIQLRLLETGNLVVMNQSQNFIWQSFDFPTDTLLPEQRFLKTSTLISMQNRGIYLSGFYYFKFNDYNVLNLLYNSPSLSGIYWPDTMVTVFVNGRSPYNSSRIAILNEMGGFESSDKLQFNATDYGLGPKRRLTVDFDGVLRLYSLNELTGNWTVTWIPSGARIDPCMVHGLCGDYGICEYDPLPACICPPGFIRNDPSDWTKGCKPLVNLTCNWSNSSKEMDFITLPNTDYFGHDWGYIDKVSIETCRNWCLSSCECTGFGYALDGSGQCYPKMALRNGYRKPGTAVIMFIKATKDEYSSSLALQHSTNDLNCSVSQIVLGTDHVYAEKSNKFRSMGLLIGVVAAIGISELIFVAFGWWNVFRKRVNEELVNMGYIVLAMGFKRFSYAELKRATKNFKQEIGKGGFGTVYKGELDDGRVVAVKRLDGVLQGDAEFWAEVSIIGKINHKNLVKLWGFCAEKQHKMLVYEYVKNGSLDKHLFSDSSQVLGLEQRYEIAVGTAKGLSYLHEECLEWVLHCDVKPQNILLDESLEPKVADFGMSKLCREINESGFSKVRGTRGYLAPEWMMNLKIDAKADIYSYGIVLLELLSGKNAYDFEWSTISKDGGRNTDMVKWVMEIVEKGEIERVMDPRLKVENNQNKKIEILLKVALLCVKEDRNMRPAMSRVVELLTGYEEQSPHRDDFYPKNY
- the LOC120090212 gene encoding putative receptor protein kinase ZmPK1 isoform X2, producing MGGFESSDKLQFNATDYGLGPKRRLTVDFDGVLRLYSLNELTGNWTVTWIPSGARIDPCMVHGLCGDYGICEYDPLPACICPPGFIRNDPSDWTKGCKPLVNLTCNWSNSSKEMDFITLPNTDYFGHDWGYIDKVSIETCRNWCLSSCECTGFGYALDGSGQCYPKMALRNGYRKPGTAVIMFIKATKDEYSSSLALQHSTNDLNCSVSQIVLGTDHVYAEKSNKFRSMGLLIGVVAAIGISELIFVAFGWWNVFRKRVNEELVNMGYIVLAMGFKRFSYAELKRATKNFKQEIGKGGFGTVYKGELDDGRVVAVKRLDGVLQGDAEFWAEVSIIGKINHKNLVKLWGFCAEKQHKMLVYEYVKNGSLDKHLFSDSSQVLGLEQRYEIAVGTAKGLSYLHEECLEWVLHCDVKPQNILLDESLEPKVADFGMSKLCREINESGFSKVRGTRGYLAPEWMMNLKIDAKADIYSYGIVLLELLSGKNAYDFEWSTISKDGGRNTDMVKWVMEIVEKGEIERVMDPRLKVENNQNKKIEILLKVALLCVKEDRNMRPAMSRVVELLTGYEEQSPHRDDFYPKNY